The Niastella koreensis GR20-10 genome includes a window with the following:
- a CDS encoding c-type cytochrome, whose protein sequence is MFSRSVAQTPKWMAPKEADDLKNPLVANSHILAAGKALYTANCGPCHGDKGRGDGPAAAGLNPKPADHTSAFVQNESDGSLFWKITEGRTPMPSYKKTFTDEQRWEIVTYIRSLAKPGKKK, encoded by the coding sequence ATGTTCTCCCGGTCTGTTGCCCAAACACCCAAATGGATGGCCCCCAAAGAGGCCGACGACCTGAAGAATCCGCTGGTGGCCAACAGCCACATACTGGCTGCCGGCAAAGCTTTGTATACAGCAAATTGCGGCCCCTGTCATGGTGATAAAGGACGTGGTGATGGACCTGCTGCTGCAGGTTTAAATCCCAAGCCAGCCGACCATACCTCGGCTTTTGTACAAAACGAATCAGACGGCTCTCTCTTCTGGAAAATCACTGAAGGCCGTACACCAATGCCTTCCTATAAAAAGACATTTACTGATGAACAACGATGGGAGATTGTTACCTATATCCGTTCGCTTGCAAAACCGGGAAAGAAAAAATAA
- a CDS encoding c-type cytochrome encodes MKIFEQKKITWVMVAGFSTLLVVLINSCAESRKVAEKTGAQLWAENCQRCHNTPPSNTFSREQWITIGMHMQTRAQLTDKERDKIISFLNQ; translated from the coding sequence ATGAAAATATTTGAACAAAAAAAAATCACCTGGGTTATGGTAGCGGGGTTTAGCACCTTGCTGGTTGTTCTTATAAATAGCTGCGCTGAAAGCAGGAAAGTGGCTGAAAAAACAGGAGCGCAGCTTTGGGCCGAAAACTGCCAGCGATGTCATAATACCCCACCTTCGAATACATTTTCCCGCGAGCAGTGGATAACGATTGGCATGCACATGCAAACAAGGGCACAACTAACCGATAAGGAAAGAGACAAGATCATTTCATTTCTAAATCAATAA
- a CDS encoding XdhC family protein, with amino-acid sequence MKELREIVKAYDEAIRAGKKTALAAVVHLNGSSYRRPGARMLVTDDGGLTGAISGGCLEGDALRKAMLVLAQQQPKLVTYDTTDEDDATIGIQLGCAGIIQVLFEPVDPNNHNNPIQLLRKMIALRQKSVMVTLFSLEDKKNEQAGTCLLLEENGNISGTIPYPELHDAIMKDVHEAMQKQSSFFKNYAGEKKSVSAFIEFLQPSVSLVVVGAGNDAIPMMQIAGAIGWEVRVVDGRSTYARPERFASACQVLVSKPEKALDQIPVDEQTVFVMMTHNYNYDLAMLKILLQRNVKYIGLLGPRKKLDRMLDELHREGMQLSGAQLNTIYGPVGLEIGAETAEEIALSIIAEIKAVLAGKSGGSLRNKQDVIHPETDAFR; translated from the coding sequence ATGAAAGAACTTCGTGAAATAGTAAAAGCATACGATGAGGCCATTCGCGCCGGAAAAAAAACTGCCCTGGCTGCAGTAGTGCATTTGAATGGATCTTCTTATCGCCGGCCGGGCGCACGCATGTTGGTGACAGATGATGGCGGGTTAACCGGTGCTATCAGTGGCGGGTGCCTGGAAGGAGATGCTTTGCGCAAGGCCATGCTGGTATTGGCCCAGCAACAACCGAAGTTGGTAACATACGATACTACCGACGAAGATGATGCTACTATAGGCATTCAATTAGGATGCGCCGGTATTATCCAGGTGTTGTTTGAACCTGTCGATCCCAATAATCACAATAATCCCATCCAGCTTTTACGCAAAATGATCGCGCTCAGGCAAAAATCGGTTATGGTGACATTATTTTCATTGGAAGATAAGAAAAACGAACAGGCCGGGACCTGCCTTCTCCTGGAAGAAAATGGAAATATCTCAGGAACAATTCCATATCCGGAATTACACGACGCTATAATGAAAGATGTTCATGAGGCAATGCAGAAACAGTCTTCTTTTTTTAAAAATTATGCCGGCGAAAAAAAATCGGTTTCTGCGTTCATCGAATTTTTACAGCCCTCCGTTTCATTGGTAGTGGTAGGAGCAGGAAATGATGCCATACCTATGATGCAGATTGCAGGCGCCATAGGGTGGGAGGTTAGGGTGGTAGATGGCCGAAGTACATACGCCAGGCCTGAACGTTTCGCCAGTGCCTGCCAGGTATTGGTTAGCAAACCGGAAAAAGCACTGGACCAGATACCTGTTGATGAACAGACTGTTTTTGTAATGATGACGCATAATTATAATTACGATCTTGCCATGCTGAAAATACTGTTGCAGCGGAATGTTAAGTACATTGGCTTACTGGGGCCGAGGAAAAAGCTCGATCGGATGCTTGATGAATTGCATAGAGAAGGGATGCAGTTAAGCGGGGCGCAATTGAATACGATTTATGGACCGGTGGGTTTGGAAATTGGTGCCGAAACAGCAGAAGAGATTGCGCTCAGTATCATCGCAGAAATAAAAGCCGTGCTGGCCGGCAAATCGGGCGGATCATTACGCAACAAGCAGGACGTGATTCATCCGGAAACGGATGCTTTCCGTTGA
- a CDS encoding XdhC family protein gives MFDKFLEYALELKKKHEPFAMATVIRREAPSSGKAGDKALVNKFGEILGWVGGGCVQGIVIREAEDAMKSGEPRTVIIGKSNLPLKHPGVKVYEMTCQSDGTIEIFIEPVMPQPHLVVFGKSAIAKSLVKLAHVAGYRITGVAQGANLQTYENVDELITQISLANVKTTPSSFIVVATQGDQDEKALEEALKKESAYVGFVASRKKMASIAKQLADAGIDRNAIAAIKSPAGIDICAKSPEEVAISILAEMIQVQNSAPGQGLFDRFDESKAETGTSPKYYINPVCGIPVDMNKPMHIVDYKGEKVYFCCDGCKVAFEADPEKYLKKIKSST, from the coding sequence ATGTTTGACAAATTTTTAGAATATGCACTTGAGCTGAAAAAAAAGCATGAGCCGTTTGCTATGGCCACTGTTATCAGGCGGGAAGCGCCCAGCAGCGGTAAAGCAGGCGATAAGGCATTGGTAAATAAATTTGGCGAGATCCTGGGCTGGGTGGGTGGCGGTTGTGTTCAGGGCATCGTTATCAGGGAAGCGGAAGATGCTATGAAAAGCGGTGAGCCGAGGACTGTAATAATCGGAAAATCAAACCTGCCATTGAAACACCCTGGCGTTAAAGTATATGAAATGACCTGTCAGAGCGATGGAACGATAGAAATATTTATTGAACCGGTGATGCCGCAACCACACCTGGTAGTGTTTGGAAAATCTGCTATTGCAAAGTCACTGGTGAAACTGGCTCATGTTGCCGGCTATCGCATCACCGGTGTGGCACAGGGCGCCAATCTTCAAACATATGAAAACGTGGATGAATTGATCACTCAAATCAGCCTGGCGAATGTGAAAACAACACCATCTTCGTTCATTGTAGTGGCTACACAGGGCGACCAGGACGAAAAGGCGTTGGAGGAGGCATTAAAAAAGGAAAGCGCCTATGTAGGGTTCGTTGCCAGCAGAAAAAAAATGGCGTCCATAGCAAAGCAACTGGCTGATGCAGGAATTGACAGGAATGCTATTGCCGCCATCAAATCACCGGCGGGTATTGATATCTGCGCTAAAAGCCCTGAAGAAGTGGCCATCAGTATACTGGCAGAAATGATACAGGTTCAGAACAGCGCGCCAGGCCAGGGGTTATTTGACCGGTTTGATGAATCGAAAGCCGAAACAGGGACATCACCAAAATATTATATCAACCCGGTTTGTGGAATTCCGGTAGATATGAATAAACCTATGCATATCGTTGACTACAAGGGAGAAAAAGTGTATTTCTGTTGCGATGGATGCAAGGTGGCATTTGAAGCGGACCCGGAAAAATATTTGAAAAAAATAAAAAGTTCCACCTGA
- a CDS encoding vWA domain-containing protein has protein sequence MKQQAFQTNSIAESIVAFGQYARAQGLNVGIQETQDALRCLNEGLMGDRNSFKYVLKAIFCTSPEEREAFEKLFLLYWDTNPLDLQERKNRTSRQGSFEKKAVASLVMLGFGKTAADEEEGRTISGANRTERLMRTDLSRLNEMDAALLEKIAMKLFMQMALRLRRRMKEDRNKGQISLRRTIRRSIGYGGEPMELFRRAQKPQKQRLIVLLDVSGSMDKYSYWLLRFIYALRACFRQLEAFVFSTSLIRISKSLQSNRLDTVLVSISEQANNWSSGTRIGECLAEFNNKYGKMLLNGSPVVLILSDGLDTGEPALLEQEMIKIHKRARKIIWMNPLKGMKGYAPEARGMKAALSQIDDFRSAHSLESLLELENILANV, from the coding sequence ATGAAACAACAGGCATTTCAAACAAACAGTATTGCGGAAAGCATTGTGGCCTTTGGACAATATGCCAGGGCCCAGGGCCTTAATGTGGGTATACAGGAAACACAGGATGCTCTACGCTGTTTAAATGAAGGTTTAATGGGTGACAGGAACAGTTTTAAATATGTATTGAAAGCGATCTTTTGTACTTCGCCGGAAGAAAGAGAGGCATTTGAGAAATTATTTCTTCTTTACTGGGATACCAACCCTTTAGATCTGCAGGAAAGAAAGAATAGAACTTCCCGGCAGGGATCTTTTGAAAAAAAGGCCGTTGCCTCCCTGGTGATGCTCGGCTTCGGAAAAACAGCTGCCGACGAGGAAGAAGGCCGCACCATTTCAGGTGCCAATAGAACTGAGCGATTGATGCGCACAGATCTTTCCAGGTTGAACGAAATGGATGCTGCCTTGCTCGAAAAGATAGCCATGAAACTGTTTATGCAAATGGCATTACGGTTACGCAGGCGGATGAAAGAAGATCGTAATAAAGGACAGATCAGCCTCCGTCGTACGATCAGGCGAAGCATCGGCTACGGCGGTGAACCAATGGAATTATTCAGAAGAGCTCAGAAGCCTCAAAAACAACGGCTGATCGTTCTGCTGGATGTAAGCGGCTCAATGGATAAATACAGTTATTGGCTGCTTCGTTTTATTTATGCATTGCGTGCCTGTTTCAGGCAACTGGAAGCATTTGTGTTTAGTACTTCCCTGATAAGGATCAGCAAATCGTTACAGTCAAACCGTCTCGACACTGTTTTGGTTTCTATAAGCGAACAGGCTAATAATTGGAGCAGCGGCACACGAATAGGTGAATGCCTGGCTGAATTCAACAACAAATATGGGAAAATGCTGCTGAACGGATCGCCTGTGGTACTCATATTAAGTGATGGATTAGACACCGGCGAACCTGCCCTGCTTGAGCAGGAAATGATTAAAATACATAAAAGAGCGAGAAAAATAATCTGGATGAATCCTTTAAAAGGAATGAAGGGATATGCACCCGAAGCGAGAGGTATGAAGGCTGCGCTTTCCCAAATAGATGACTTTCGTTCAGCACATAGCCTTGAAAGTTTATTAGAGCTTGAAAATATTTTGGCAAATGTTTGA
- a CDS encoding AAA family ATPase, with translation MQSISSPREIIEALEKHQYVADEEFATALFLLLRLRKPLLLEGPPGVGKTEIAVVLSQLLETRLIRLQCYEGLDINAAVYEWNYQKQLLGIKLQEGAGLSVEEKAHHIFSQEYLLMRPLLQSIMEKRKAPVLLIDEIDRSDEEFEAFLLELLSVFQISIPELGTLKAKHKPYVILTSNRTRELSDALKRRCLYHWIDYPDLEKEMLIVNKRLPGIEQLLLQQVVGYVQEFRKRKLEKTPGVSETIDWAESLVALGYREMNAKAFVQTLGAVLKSVDDINQVKNEFAAS, from the coding sequence GTGCAGTCGATTAGTAGTCCGCGTGAAATAATCGAAGCGTTGGAGAAACACCAGTACGTGGCTGATGAGGAATTTGCCACAGCCCTGTTCCTGTTGCTCAGGCTTCGAAAGCCATTGTTGCTGGAAGGACCGCCCGGAGTGGGAAAAACTGAAATTGCCGTTGTGTTGTCGCAATTGCTCGAAACCAGGCTTATAAGGCTTCAATGCTACGAAGGCCTGGATATCAATGCAGCTGTTTACGAATGGAATTATCAAAAACAATTGCTTGGTATAAAGCTCCAGGAAGGCGCCGGTCTTTCTGTGGAAGAAAAAGCACATCACATTTTCAGCCAGGAGTACTTACTGATGCGGCCATTATTGCAAAGCATCATGGAAAAAAGAAAAGCACCTGTTTTATTAATAGACGAGATCGACAGAAGCGATGAAGAATTTGAAGCTTTTCTGCTTGAACTGTTATCTGTATTCCAGATCAGTATACCGGAGTTGGGTACGCTTAAGGCGAAACATAAACCATACGTGATCCTTACATCGAACCGGACCCGTGAATTGAGTGACGCATTAAAACGCCGCTGCCTGTATCACTGGATCGATTACCCGGACCTTGAAAAGGAAATGCTGATCGTAAATAAAAGATTGCCCGGAATTGAGCAGCTTTTATTGCAACAGGTGGTTGGCTATGTACAGGAATTCAGGAAACGTAAACTGGAAAAAACGCCCGGCGTAAGTGAAACGATAGACTGGGCAGAAAGTTTGGTGGCGCTGGGTTACAGGGAAATGAATGCAAAAGCATTTGTACAAACGCTGGGAGCTGTTCTGAAATCCGTAGATGATATAAACCAGGTGAAAAATGAATTTGCCGCATCATGA
- a CDS encoding SRPBCC family protein, producing MNTTITRTFHVEHSIGNVWANLTTPEKVIVCVPGASLTEKIDDNNFKGEVQLKFGPVKASYGGLITFTERDVAAHKMTLKGTGTDTKGKGSAEMLMNGTLAEKDGGTEVNISMELSITGMLAQLGSRLINDVSNQVFDQFVNNFKAQLSGKEVDSSLHAGSIAGSMIKGIFGGKKS from the coding sequence ATGAATACAACAATCACAAGAACATTTCATGTGGAACATAGCATCGGGAATGTGTGGGCCAATCTTACCACTCCCGAAAAGGTGATCGTTTGTGTGCCCGGCGCCTCACTGACTGAAAAAATAGACGACAACAATTTCAAAGGTGAAGTGCAACTGAAATTCGGTCCTGTGAAAGCCAGTTATGGCGGACTGATCACATTCACGGAAAGAGATGTGGCTGCTCATAAAATGACCTTGAAGGGAACCGGTACCGATACCAAAGGAAAAGGAAGCGCTGAAATGCTGATGAATGGAACACTGGCCGAAAAGGATGGAGGCACCGAAGTGAATATTTCAATGGAATTGAGCATTACCGGCATGCTGGCCCAGCTTGGCAGCAGGCTGATAAATGATGTCAGCAACCAGGTGTTTGACCAGTTTGTAAATAATTTCAAAGCTCAGCTTTCCGGAAAGGAAGTTGACAGCTCCCTGCATGCAGGCTCAATAGCAGGAAGCATGATCAAAGGAATATTTGGAGGTAAAAAATCGTAA
- a CDS encoding aerobic carbon-monoxide dehydrogenase large subunit: MTQCKTSKEIGGMGHSLKRKEDARFIQGKGHYVDDIRLPGMLYMDIVRSPYAYAKIKNINIEEAMKVPGVITVVTGKDLEKYNLHWMPTLMSDTQMVLPTDTVMYQAQEVCAVIATSKYAARDGREAVKIEYEPMKPVMDPFKSLDPSAPVLRTDKPGKTNNHIWHWQAGDKNKTEQVFASADVVVKQQMHIPRIHVVSIETCGCVADYDKVNHHLTMYMTTQAPHAIRTVIALVAGHVGLSEEKIRVVSPDIGGGFGGKVPVYPGYVIAIAVSFLVGKPVKWIEDRSENLQADSFARDYHITAEMAGTKAGRILATRFKVLADHGYTDAAANPSKFPAGMFSICTGSYDYATAFAEADAVYTNKPPGGVAYRCSFRVTEAVQAIERLTDLFAMKVGKDPADIRMQNFIKKEDFPWHSPTGWVYDSGNYQAGLQKAMDVVGYAALRKEQAEKRARGELMGIGISTFTEIVGAGPSKDFDILGIKMFDSAEIRVHPTGKAIARFGTKSQGQGHETTYAQIIAEELGIPAENIQVEEGDTDTAPYGLGTYASRSTPTAGAAAAIASRKLRDKARKIAAYLLEVSEEDLEWEPGKFFVKGAPEKAKTIQEIVFAAYTNHPQGMEAGFEATNYYDPPNLTFPSGAYICVVDIDKETGAIHVRRFVAIDDCGNIINPMIVQGQVHGGLTQAIAPAMYEELIYDEEGNILNGTLMDYLVPTAVESPKWETGHICTPSPHHPIGAKGVGESPTVGGPPAIANAIIDALSPFGITHIDIPITPYKVWKALKEHGAYDK, encoded by the coding sequence ATGACTCAATGCAAAACATCAAAGGAGATCGGTGGCATGGGACATTCCCTGAAAAGAAAAGAGGACGCAAGATTCATTCAGGGTAAAGGACATTACGTTGACGACATCAGGCTTCCGGGCATGTTGTATATGGATATTGTGAGAAGTCCATATGCTTATGCAAAGATCAAAAATATAAATATAGAAGAGGCTATGAAAGTGCCCGGAGTTATTACCGTTGTTACAGGGAAAGACCTCGAAAAATACAACCTGCACTGGATGCCTACGCTGATGAGCGATACACAAATGGTGCTGCCTACTGATACCGTGATGTACCAGGCGCAGGAGGTTTGTGCCGTGATAGCTACCAGTAAGTATGCCGCCCGTGATGGGCGGGAAGCAGTTAAGATAGAGTACGAGCCCATGAAACCGGTTATGGACCCGTTCAAGTCACTGGATCCTTCTGCACCGGTGCTGCGTACTGACAAACCAGGTAAAACAAACAATCACATCTGGCACTGGCAGGCAGGTGATAAAAATAAAACAGAGCAGGTTTTTGCCAGTGCTGATGTAGTGGTAAAACAACAAATGCATATTCCTCGCATACACGTTGTATCTATTGAAACCTGTGGCTGCGTTGCTGATTATGATAAGGTAAACCATCACCTTACGATGTATATGACCACACAGGCCCCACATGCTATAAGAACGGTGATTGCGTTGGTGGCAGGCCATGTGGGTTTAAGTGAAGAAAAGATCCGGGTAGTAAGCCCTGATATTGGTGGGGGCTTTGGTGGTAAAGTGCCGGTATACCCCGGTTATGTCATTGCTATTGCAGTTTCTTTCCTCGTGGGTAAGCCGGTTAAGTGGATCGAAGACCGCAGTGAAAATCTACAGGCCGATTCATTTGCCAGGGACTATCACATCACCGCTGAAATGGCCGGTACAAAAGCAGGCAGGATCCTTGCCACCCGTTTTAAAGTGCTCGCCGACCATGGGTACACAGACGCCGCTGCCAATCCATCAAAATTTCCGGCCGGCATGTTCTCTATTTGTACAGGCTCTTATGATTATGCTACGGCATTCGCCGAAGCGGATGCCGTATATACCAACAAACCGCCCGGCGGTGTGGCTTACCGTTGCTCCTTCCGGGTAACAGAAGCAGTGCAGGCCATTGAACGGCTCACAGACCTGTTTGCCATGAAAGTTGGTAAAGACCCGGCAGACATCCGGATGCAGAATTTTATAAAGAAGGAAGACTTTCCATGGCATTCCCCTACCGGCTGGGTCTATGACAGCGGTAACTATCAGGCGGGGTTGCAAAAAGCAATGGATGTTGTTGGCTATGCCGCCTTGCGTAAAGAACAGGCCGAAAAACGGGCCCGTGGTGAATTGATGGGTATTGGCATTTCGACATTCACAGAGATTGTGGGCGCCGGTCCTTCTAAAGATTTTGATATCCTTGGTATAAAAATGTTCGATAGTGCCGAAATAAGGGTACACCCCACCGGCAAAGCCATTGCACGATTTGGCACCAAATCACAGGGCCAGGGCCATGAAACAACATACGCCCAAATTATTGCAGAAGAATTAGGGATCCCTGCAGAGAACATCCAGGTTGAAGAAGGTGATACCGATACCGCACCTTACGGTCTTGGTACCTATGCCAGCCGCAGTACACCTACAGCAGGTGCAGCTGCTGCGATAGCCTCCCGGAAGCTTCGCGATAAGGCACGCAAGATCGCTGCCTACCTGCTTGAAGTAAGTGAAGAAGATCTTGAGTGGGAACCAGGTAAGTTCTTTGTAAAAGGTGCTCCGGAAAAGGCAAAGACCATTCAGGAAATTGTTTTCGCAGCTTACACCAACCACCCGCAAGGCATGGAAGCCGGCTTCGAAGCAACGAATTATTACGATCCTCCAAATCTTACTTTTCCTTCCGGCGCTTACATCTGTGTGGTGGATATTGATAAGGAAACAGGCGCCATTCATGTTCGGCGGTTTGTTGCTATTGACGATTGCGGCAATATTATCAACCCCATGATCGTACAGGGACAGGTGCATGGCGGCCTTACTCAAGCCATAGCTCCGGCTATGTACGAAGAGTTGATTTATGACGAGGAAGGCAATATTCTTAATGGTACACTGATGGATTACCTGGTACCAACAGCGGTTGAATCGCCGAAGTGGGAAACCGGTCACATTTGTACACCATCGCCTCACCACCCCATTGGTGCAAAAGGTGTGGGCGAATCGCCTACAGTAGGTGGTCCGCCGGCAATTGCCAATGCCATCATCGATGCATTGTCGCCTTTTGGCATTACGCACATTGATATTCCAATCACACCTTATAAAGTGTGGAAGGCCCTGAAGGAACATGGGGCATACGATAAATAA
- a CDS encoding (2Fe-2S)-binding protein, whose translation MLKKITVTVNGIQHDHEVEPRLLLVHLIRELLNLTGTHIGCDTTSCGACTVLLNGRSVKSCTILAVQANGKSITTIEGLSPEGGPLTPLQEGFKENHGLHCGFCTPGMILRATELLANNNHPTEEEIRWGISGNLCRCTGYNNIVKAILYAAAKVRGEALPSTEPEFV comes from the coding sequence ATGTTAAAGAAAATAACTGTTACTGTAAATGGAATACAGCACGATCATGAAGTGGAACCCCGCCTGTTGCTGGTACATCTGATCAGGGAGTTACTGAACCTTACAGGTACACATATTGGTTGTGATACCACCAGTTGCGGGGCCTGCACCGTTCTGCTTAATGGAAGAAGCGTAAAGTCCTGCACTATTCTGGCTGTACAGGCCAATGGAAAGTCTATCACTACCATTGAAGGACTGTCGCCGGAAGGTGGCCCGCTCACCCCGCTTCAGGAAGGCTTTAAAGAAAACCATGGATTGCATTGTGGCTTTTGCACGCCGGGAATGATTCTGCGCGCCACCGAATTGCTCGCGAACAACAATCATCCTACGGAGGAAGAAATTCGCTGGGGTATTAGCGGCAACCTCTGCCGCTGCACAGGCTACAATAATATTGTAAAAGCCATCCTGTATGCAGCCGCCAAAGTCCGGGGAGAGGCCCTTCCTTCTACCGAACCGGAATTTGTATAA
- a CDS encoding FAD binding domain-containing protein, protein MIAQSFEYESPGTIAEAISLLHRYGEEAKILSGGHSLIPMMKLRLATPEWLIDISGIPGLSYIKEEGDIIRIGALTTEADIEHSNLLKEHFPLFADVTRLIADPQVRNVATIGGNLAHGDAANDHPAVMLALHATIIAAGSGGERRIPIDDFFHGFYTTDLQHGEILTEIEIPVPPAGTGSAYHKIERKVGDYATAGVAVQLTFDEYNICKAAGIGLTNVNPIPLRASRSEQALTGRPLTEETIEEAARYAAEDCNPSADLRGSEEYKRHLVGVLVKRMVRKAAERARG, encoded by the coding sequence ATGATTGCTCAGTCTTTTGAGTACGAATCGCCGGGTACGATAGCTGAGGCCATTTCACTGCTGCACAGATACGGTGAGGAAGCCAAGATACTTTCAGGTGGCCATAGCCTGATACCAATGATGAAATTGCGTCTTGCAACTCCTGAATGGCTCATTGATATTTCCGGCATTCCCGGTCTTTCTTATATCAAAGAAGAAGGAGATATAATAAGGATTGGCGCACTTACCACTGAAGCTGACATTGAACACTCAAACCTGCTGAAAGAACATTTTCCACTGTTTGCCGATGTTACCAGGCTGATTGCCGATCCCCAGGTTCGGAATGTAGCCACCATTGGCGGTAACCTCGCTCATGGCGATGCTGCTAACGACCATCCCGCAGTAATGCTGGCCTTGCATGCTACTATTATTGCAGCAGGATCCGGGGGAGAACGAAGGATCCCTATTGATGATTTTTTTCATGGTTTCTACACAACGGATTTACAGCACGGTGAAATTCTTACAGAAATTGAAATTCCTGTGCCACCTGCAGGAACCGGAAGCGCCTACCACAAGATAGAAAGAAAGGTAGGCGATTATGCTACTGCCGGCGTAGCCGTACAGCTGACTTTTGATGAATATAATATTTGTAAAGCTGCAGGTATCGGCCTTACTAATGTAAATCCTATCCCCCTGCGTGCCTCACGAAGCGAGCAGGCGTTAACAGGCAGGCCCCTTACCGAGGAAACCATTGAAGAAGCAGCGCGGTATGCTGCTGAAGATTGCAACCCTTCTGCCGACCTGCGCGGCAGTGAAGAATATAAACGCCATTTGGTTGGCGTGCTGGTAAAACGCATGGTGCGCAAAGCAGCCGAAAGAGCCAGGGGATAG